In Equus quagga isolate Etosha38 chromosome 14, UCLA_HA_Equagga_1.0, whole genome shotgun sequence, the genomic stretch CATTCAGATCCACAAAGCCAAAAAATATCAACACTGACCCCCGAAGCTAAACCTTGAAACATCAGGTGGACCGTCTGTCCCCGGCTGGTGGTCCTCTCCCGCTGCATTCGATGGCTGCGGAGAGTGGTCTGGGGGGCAGGCCGGGCCACCCCCTCACCCGGCTTGGTCTCCCCAGGGCTGCTTCAAAGAGCTGGTTTACGTCTTCTTCATGGTGAAGGACGCCGGTCTCGCCCCGGACCTGCTGTCCTACGCGGCCGCCCTGCAGTGCATGGGGCGACTGGACCAGGACGCCAGCACCATCCAGAGGTGGGTGGCACAGTGACATGTCAGGGGGCCGGGACCCCTGCGGCCCCGATGGCCGGCTGGTGCCCAGACCTGCAGGGGGTCGGGCTGCCCCATCCCCCAGGTGGGCTGCCACTCCCCCCTGTGCCCGCAGGTGTCTAGAGCAGATGGCCCAGGACGGCCTGCAGCTGCAGGAGCTCTTCGTGGGCTCACCGCTGTGCAAGGAGGATCAGGGCGTGCTCCTGAGGGCCGTGCGCAAGGCCAGGCCCGGCTTCAGCCCTCCGCCGCGGCCCCAGCCCCCGCCACCGGTCAGCAGCTCGCCACTGCTCAGGGAGATCTACGCCAAGGTGAGCCCAGCCTGCGGGGGTCCTGTGCCTGGGGGTGAGCCAGGCTGCCCCATCCCCACGGGGTCTCCCTGTATTTCTCCTCGAGGAGCCCTCCGTGCTCCTTGGAGGCTGAAAAAGCCACAGCGTTGGCAAGCCTGGTCCCGCAGGGCCCGGCCCGGAGGGTGAAGCTGGAaggggccaggaggagaggccgCCACTTGCACCTCGGGTGTCACGGCCATGCTGTCGTTTCCTACCCAGAACCTTGGCTGTAGGCAGAGGCGGTgtgacctccccaggctgggcagcCTCGGGCAGGACCCCAGTACCGCGTCCCAGGgcagaggggatggggagggggggcGGAGCCACCCCAcgtgttgggttttgtttttattgggaTATGATTCGCTTCCCATCCAGTTCACGTTTTAaagtacaattcagtgttttttagtatattcacttaGTATAGTCAGAACATACCATCACTCCAAAAGCAATCCTGTCCCGTCAGcatcagccccaccctccccagcccctggcccccacgagccTGCTCTCTGTCGGTGGATcggcctgttctggacgtttcccgTCAATGGGATcacacgccgtgtgtccttctgtgtctgcttctctccctgagcgtcgtgtgtTCAGGTCCCTCCACATGCAGccgtgtcagggcctcgctcctcttcacgGCTGCGTCGTGCTCCAGCGTGTGGGTGGACACGTACCCTTTGTCCATGCAGCTGTCGGTGGACACTCGGGTTGTGTCTACTTTTTGGCCGTTATGAATCATGCTGCTGTGGACACGAGTCATGAGTCTGTGTGGATGTATATTTTTGATTCTCAGTGTGTTGGGTTtggctatttttaatttatctgctTTTGGACGGGTCACCTGTTCTAAATTTAGACAGAAAAGGGCAGCATCCAGGTCCTTGGACTGTCTCCCGCCCCACCGAGTGAGGGGGGAAatgctttgttcttttaaacCTGCGCAGCTATTTCACATGCCTCTGCCCCCTGCTTTCTCCCTGACGTCAGAGACAGAGGATCCAGGAGCCGGAGAAACGGATGTGACTCTGccaggcggggggtgggggtcccGGGAAGCTCAGGGTGGGCAGCTGCTCTTCCCGACCTCTGGTGTGGACGAGTGTCCCTGTGAGGAGCCCGGGCCCTCACCGCCCGCCTGTGCCCCCGCAGGACCGGCCCGTGTCCTACCCGAGGCTGCACCTGCCCCAGAAGAAGCTGGAGGGTCTCTTCCAGCAGCAGCTCCGCGTGGAGATGGCCACCACCGTCACCGTGGAGTCGGTGGAGAAGGCCCCGCGGCTGACCCCGGAGGTCCTACGCGCCGTAAGGGGCTGGTGGCCCCGCAGCCGACCCCCTTCCCTCCCCGCGCTGGGCCAGGGCGGCCGTGTGCGCACCCGGCGCCGCCTGCGAGCGTGGTCAGCGCCCGCTGGGTCCCGAGACCCCTTCCCGGCCCGGCCGCTCCTAGCGCGGCTCCGGTGGGGTCCTGTGGGCCCGGGACCCCGCCCTcgtgccgggggtgggggggggcgtgGGGGGGGCTCGGGTGCTGCGGGCTGACAGGCGCGGTGGTGACCCGCGTCTATCCCCTGTCCCCGCCCCCGCAGCGGAAGACCCTGAAGGGGCTGCGCACTCGGTGGGAGGCGGCGCTGTGCCGGGCGCTGCAGGAGACCAAGGCCAGCGAGGCCCAGGCCGCCCGCGACGGCCGCCCCACGCTGCTGCCCTACCTGTGCCTGCTGGGCGAGCGCGAGTTCGCGCGGCTGCTGCTGCAggtgggcggggcggggcgctCAGGGGGCGGGGCCCGGGTGGTGGGCGGGGCGAtcagggggcggggccgggtgGGGCGCGCGGGGGCCCGGGTGGTGGGCGGGGCGATCGGGGGGCGTGGCCGGGGTGGGCGGGGAGGGACCtgggtgggcggggcctgggcaggggctaACGGCGCTGCCCCCCAGACCCTGCAGGCGCTGCCCCCGCAGGGGGAGTCGCTCCTTTCGCTGGCGCAGCAGCTGGGCCTGCGCGCCTTCAACCGGCACATTGTGCAGAGGAAGCTGCTCAGCAACCAGGTGCGGGAGCTGGAAAAGCGCTACTCCCAGTACCTGCACCTGTTGGCCTCCGACGCCCAGGTGAGGCCCCTGGATGGGGGCAGGgtgcagggcagggtggggggctgCCTCCCAGGCCTGGGGTGCCAGGTGAGTTTCCAGGTGGGGAAGCTGAGGGCACATCTCCTTTCCCCTGCATCCCCAGGGCAGCCGGATCTGACCTGCAGCCCAGCCACTTTCTGCCAcctgcagcctcagtttcctcatctgtaactcCGGGATAGTAGTCTCCCACCGGGGGTTGCAGTGCGCACAGCCCGCACCCAGCCCCTGACCCGCCCTGCCCCCACAGGTGGCGGAGCCCTGCCTGCCGCGGCAACACTGGGAAGCGCTGGGGGCACCCGAGGCCCCCCACGAGCAGCCCTGGCCGTTGCCGGTGCTGGTGCAGCTGGGCAAGCAGCTGGCTGAGCTGCTCGTGGGGGCTGTGCGCATGCCCAGCAGCCTCGCCGCGCCCCAGGGGCCTCCCAAGCTCATCCCCGTGCTCTACCATGTGTACTCCTTCCGCAGCTTCCGCCAGGTGGGTGCTGTGGGCACTTCCTCtgctgctggggggagggggctctggTGGTGTGGGGACCCCTGGGTCACAGCTGGGTCCTGTGGAAATCCTGCTGGGGTCACGGGCCCAGCCTCAGGGTCAGGGCATCTGGGGGAGATCCTGGGGCCCCCCGCCCGCCACGTGCCTTTGGGGCGGCAGTCCCCCTGACTGGTCCCTGCCTGCCGCCCCTAGATTGGCATCCTGAAGCCGCACCCGGCCTTCACGCAGCTGCTGGCGGCTGCGGCAGAGCGCACGCTGACCTTTGAGGCCGCCGAGGTGCCCATGCTGTGCCCGCCACTGCCCTGGACGTCGCCACACTCAGGCGCCTTCCTGCTGAGCCCAACCAAGCTGATGCGCTCGGTGGAGGGGACCATGCAGCACCAGCGCCTGCTGGAGCGCTGCCCGCCCGCCGAGCTGCACGGCGCCCTGGACGCCCTCACCCAGCTGGGCAACTGCGCCTGGCGAGTCAACGGGCGCGTGCTGGACCTGGTGCTGGAGCTCTTCACCGCCAAGGGCTGTCCCCGCCTGGGTGTGCCTGCCCCACCCTCTGAGGCACCCCGGGCCCCTGGGGGCCGCCTCCCGCCAGACACCCCTCCCGCCCGCAAGGCTGAGCTGCGGTGGGAGCTGGCCCGCTGCCTGAAAGTGGCCCGCGAGATGCAAAGCCTGCGGGCCGATGCACTTTACCGCCTCTCGCTGGCCCAGCACCTGCGGCACCGCGTCTTCTGGCTGCCCCACAACATGGACTTCCGCGGCCGCACCTACCCCTGCCCGCCCCACTTCAACCACCTGGGCAGCGACCTGGCGCGCGCCCTGCTGGAGTTCGCCCAGGGCCGCCCGCTCGGCCCCCACGGCCTCGACTGGCTCAAGATCCACTTGGTCAACCTCACGGGGCTCAAGAAGCGCGAGTCGCTGCGGGCGCGCCTGGCCTTCGCGGATGAGGTGATGGAGGACATCCTGGACTCGGCCGACAGGCCCATGACGGTAGGGGCGGGGGTGGCGGCCGGGCccttctgtctccctgtctctctgcagGCCTGTTCCTCCCTCGGCTCCAGCCACCTCGGCCCCCCTCGGACGTCCTCCAGGCGTCCCCCTAGGAAAGTCAGCACCGCGGCTCCTGCTGTCTTCTCCTAGGACAGAGTCGCGGCGCCGtcctttttctggttttgctCCTCCCGCTCCAGGGCagccctcctccaggcccctccccatccccttggCTGCTCCCAtgtctccctcctgctccttggCTCCCGTCCTCCTCTCGCTGTCCTGGGggctctgtccccacctccctgtgtcctcatggcGTCTGGGCCGGCCCAGCTCCCCTCCATGCCCAGGAAGCGCCCCCACCCGGCTGCTCTGAGCCCACCTGACTGCCCTCCCGCAGGGCCGGAAGTGGTGGATGGAGGCAGACGAGCCCTGGCAGGCCCTGGCCTGCTGCATGGAGATCGCTCGGGCCTCGCGCTCCCCAGACCCCGCCGCCCACGTCTCCCACTTCCCGGTTCACCAGGTGAGCTGGGGGACCCAGGGTGCTGTGTGTCTGGTCCACGGGGGGCTTGACTGGGGTGTCTCCGGTCCGAGGTTCCACAGGACagtgtgggggccagcccccgcaGGACCAGCTGGCCTTGCGGGCGGCCTTGTGTGGGCACTTCCGTTTGtgtctctgtgcctcggtttccccttcGTGTGGGGTAACTCTCTCAGCGTTGGGGTCTAGTGAGCTGGCAACGTGAGCCaagagctggggaggcagggagctgggctcGCTGCCCGCGGACGCTCCTGTCGGCCCTGCCCGGACCCTCACTGCCCCCTCGCCCCAGGACGGCTCCTGTAACGGCCTGCAGCACTACGCCGCTCTGGGCCGGGACAGCGTGGGGGCTGCCTCCGTCAACCTTGTGCCCTCGGACCTGCCGCAGGACGTGTACAGTGGGGTGGCCGCGCAGGTGGGCACCAcggcccccagccccctggggtCTCTGTTCTGCAGACACCTGGGCATTGGAGACCCCCAGCCACAGCCTCCAGCCATCATGCATGATGTGACTGGGCAGTCTGGGCGGGCTGCCTGGGGAGGTGTCAGGCAGCAGCAAGGGCCATGGGGAGAGGGGGCCtcgtggggggcagggagggacggCAGGCGGAGGGTGTGTGCGCCCCGCCCGCTGACCCTGCGACCCTGCGACCTTGCGCCCGCCCAGGTGGAGGTGTTCCGCAGGCAGGACGCTGAGCAGGGCGTGCGGGTGGCCCAGGTGCTGGAGGGCTTCATCAGCCGCAAGGTGGTGAAGCAGACGGTGATGACCGTGGTTTACGGGGTCACGCGCTACGGGGGCCGCCTGCAGATCGAGAAGCGGCTGCGGGAGCTCAGCGACTTCCCCCAGGTGCGCGGCGTCGCGGCTGTCAGCAGCAGGACCGTTCACCCCGAAGGCCGCTGCCATTCCCGGAACGGTGGCCACTGGGCCGCTCTGAGGAAGGGGCTCGCCTCCCCCCCCACGGGCCCCCAGAGCGACCCTCAGGCCGccgcctcagtttctccatctggaaaaCGGGGGCGTGGGCTT encodes the following:
- the POLRMT gene encoding DNA-directed RNA polymerase, mitochondrial, producing MSALRWGRGAAGLGRALWPAGHPGLLAEEGALGGVWGRRRSSSASPCEQDRGKDWGHAELLEVLEARVRQLQAECVSEVTVKRVDVARLPEAGGFQPPRKAQPGATGAAPGLSGRWAEKLDKEKWTMQKRRQRLEAKLEEQARKLAREQQLRVEPRLLNGQLAKSLQRWEQGGPHSPWEEPLAQLLQEAPRRLGCEAEQAPADRVAEARLESQRQRLLAFLECCLFTGHLPLAHHVLVVQHSRSRQQRLLTLAMYNTVMLGWARKGCFKELVYVFFMVKDAGLAPDLLSYAAALQCMGRLDQDASTIQRCLEQMAQDGLQLQELFVGSPLCKEDQGVLLRAVRKARPGFSPPPRPQPPPPVSSSPLLREIYAKDRPVSYPRLHLPQKKLEGLFQQQLRVEMATTVTVESVEKAPRLTPEVLRARKTLKGLRTRWEAALCRALQETKASEAQAARDGRPTLLPYLCLLGEREFARLLLQTLQALPPQGESLLSLAQQLGLRAFNRHIVQRKLLSNQVRELEKRYSQYLHLLASDAQVAEPCLPRQHWEALGAPEAPHEQPWPLPVLVQLGKQLAELLVGAVRMPSSLAAPQGPPKLIPVLYHVYSFRSFRQIGILKPHPAFTQLLAAAAERTLTFEAAEVPMLCPPLPWTSPHSGAFLLSPTKLMRSVEGTMQHQRLLERCPPAELHGALDALTQLGNCAWRVNGRVLDLVLELFTAKGCPRLGVPAPPSEAPRAPGGRLPPDTPPARKAELRWELARCLKVAREMQSLRADALYRLSLAQHLRHRVFWLPHNMDFRGRTYPCPPHFNHLGSDLARALLEFAQGRPLGPHGLDWLKIHLVNLTGLKKRESLRARLAFADEVMEDILDSADRPMTGRKWWMEADEPWQALACCMEIARASRSPDPAAHVSHFPVHQDGSCNGLQHYAALGRDSVGAASVNLVPSDLPQDVYSGVAAQVEVFRRQDAEQGVRVAQVLEGFISRKVVKQTVMTVVYGVTRYGGRLQIEKRLRELSDFPQEFVWEASHYLVRQVFLSLQEMFSGTRAIQRWLTESARLIAHTGSAVEWVTPLGIPIIQPYHHDSKVLINGGLQSLTFSSSGDTSQKPNTLKQKNGFPPNFIHSLDSSHMMLTALHCYRKGLTFVSVHDCFWTHAADVAVMNQVCREQFVRLHSQPILHDLSRFLVKRFCSGPRSPKASKNVWVSRLLDTLLSVPKTGPFNLEQVKRSTYFFS